A stretch of DNA from Eschrichtius robustus isolate mEscRob2 chromosome 12, mEscRob2.pri, whole genome shotgun sequence:
GGAAAGATACCTCCTACTCCAttctctgctcctcctcctgcaggGGCAATGATTccacctccccccagcctccGTAAGTTTATAAAGTTTTTATCTTAAGGGGTGTAACTGGGCAGATTATCCTTGATTTTGTTAGATTATCTCACAGTTGGCTTTCAAATGTTCATTAAATGAATACATAGGCAGTAATAGAAAACAACTTCAGTGGTATAATTTCTGAAATATCTTTAGAGTTACCTTCTGATTACCTTATTATTAGGGTATTATATTTGTGGCATCTCAAGTGGGTCTGAGATAGAGTCAATGGAAAGCTAAGAATGTACCTGTGATTAGATGAGCTGATGTATAAAGAGGTATTGCTGCTGAGTTGTTTACTGCTATGAATACAACACTGGAGGATTGATGTAGCTGATAAACTCCTCAGTCTCTCTCCCAACCTTGTAACTCATCTAAAACCAATATATATACCTGTGAAAGACAAAAATTGCATAGTTAAAAGAGGAGTGGATCAAAGGACTCTCCTCTCTGGGAAGGTGTGTTGTTTCTGCATGACAGACAGGAGGACATTGAGCAACTAGGCCATAAGTTATTTGGCCCTTCTGGAAGGATTCAGATTAAAATTGAACTCAGACCTGAACTCAGTCCTGTAAATTATCATGGATATAAACACAGAGAAGTAGGCTGTTTCTAATAGTTGCACACTAATGCAGATAGACCACTAGTGACCCACCAAACCCTTCTTGGAATCCTGCCATCGTGGGACCTGATCAGGCTCACAGGCTCTCTCCCCTACTCGATCCTGACTGGCTGGCACTCAActccattatttttaatggtagAATAGTCAGTGGTATGAATGTACATAATTAGTCTCACCATTTgcttattgttggacatttaagttgttccaTATTGTTATTGTTCAGGAATATCTGTGCGGAACATTTTCGTATTTCCAAAGACTCTCTTAAACCTAGGttttgattggaaaaaaaaaaaaaaagatctgaaatTAGGTACTTGTGGCTTAAGTTCATCAGGGGTATAAtacccttcttttaaaaatttaaactgttGGAATCTTTTTAACCTCGGAaacttatctttattttacactTCTCTCTAGGCAGGCTTGTTCTTGTTTTTTAGTCATAATGTAACTAAAGTTTTGTAGCCCACTGATTTTTGTGAATCTGCTGTTATAAAAGAAACCGTAAGAAGTTACAGAACTGTTACAGAATTTGGGCCAGATCATGAGGCCCTATTTCATTGAGAAGAGAGAATGTTAATATACAAGCATATCTCAGCCTCAGGCCCCATTCTTTATTTCAGCGGGTCCTCCTCGCCCTGGGATGATGCCAGCACCCCACATGGGGGGCCCTCCCATGATGCCAATGATgggccctcctcctcctgggatGATGCCAGTGGGACCTGGTAAGTTTGAATCTCTTTCCTTCTTGGATGCTCCATTGTGTTTTAGCTTTCCATTTAAATAGAATTCTTAATTAGCTGTCTAAACGTATTGCAGCAAATTACATTTGGTGAATctataatgataaaaagaaatacttGGTTTATCAGTGTAATTGGATGGTATCCAAAGACCTTGTACAACTGAAAGCAGGATAAGACtgcctcttttttccttctcctctgtccCTCCTGTTTCCTCACCCCCTCCTGACTTTTGGCCATTTATAATGTGGAGAAGGGTAGATATATATTTGTGCTGCTGCTTTTCTTGGTTTTGATTTGGAGCAGAGCTACCGCCTATTGCTGATTTAATCTTGCAGGTTAACTAGGTTAATTAGTATTTATGAAAAAGGCCTTAGGCCTGGTAGTTAGTCTTTTATTCAGGAAGGGGAAAAAACTTATGcctcaaacattttattttaacataaacATAAATGTACATTAATTTGCAGAGTTTTCTGATACATGGTCAGGGCCTTTGCTTTGAGAATGAGTCTACTGACTGGAACACCGTATATTTCTTGCATAAACCAGAAAGCCATACTCATAATGCATCCTTTACCAACTTCAGTTTCATTTTCTGTGAAGTGGTTAGAGACCTTGTGAggcaatttaatttctattttttatgatCGTTTCGCTTACCAAATTTGTGAGTACTTTTGGGGGATGATTTGCCTGAGTCTTTCTTATTATCAGCTTAGTTTTTATAGAAATAGTTCTTTCTCTACATTCATATTTCATCAGTTTGCAGAATAATTACATTATGTAATTAGAGTAACTACAACTGACATAAGAAGCCTACAACTCAACTGGTAAGACAAGGTGCAAAGGCATTAGAGTAGCTTCCTGGCCAGAAACATTCAGTATGCCTGCTGTGGGTATCATTTAGGGGTGGGAGAGTTTAGATAAAGAGAATTCCTGCCTTACTGGCTTGTGAATCCAAAACACAATCTAACTGATTCAGATGTCTTTTGCATTCTTAAATTGGGATCACAGATTCACATTCCTAGAGGGGTTAGGGATGTGATTTGGGGAATGCTTGTCACATATAAAGAAGCATTCTAGAACTCAGCGTCAACCTGTGGTTGACATTTGAGAATACAGGCTTAGTGTTGCCAATTTGCCtgagtattttgttgttgttgttgtttttagccaggataaaataataaaattatgggatttgcattaaaataattgagtagctggggggtgggcagggataaGAATGGGTGGGGATAAGATAAAACAGGGTTGCTGTTTAAGCTGGTTGATGGGTACATGGATGttcattatattctttttttctatgctTGTGTATGTTTGAACATCTCcacaataaaaagatgaaaaaagaagtCTAGAATTACTTATTAGTAACAAGACATAGTAATTGCCAATGTTGACAACTAATTAAGATTTAAGGCATTATGGAGACCAAAGAAAAAGTTTTCAGGgccctcattttcagtctttgGTCTAGATCAGTTTCTTCTAAGAAATGCTGAATACAGGTTATGTTATGGAGGGATTTTTTAATAAGATATTTAGAAGTTTtagtattttctgtttctgttgaaATTTATCTTAATTCTGTACCTATTGGATTTTGTGTTTTTGCATATACTTGTGTTTTACTTTTTGTGATAAGGCTGTATTCAACTTTAGTTTTCTCTTGAAGCATTTATTGCAAGCCTTTAATCAAAATGATTTagttgaaaataaataattaggtaaaatttgatatttaaaaagaagatacgTAACATGAAAATTATAAGGCATAGTAATACAATTAATACCATGAACCCACCACCCAGCTGAGGAAGTAGAACGTTACCACTCCCGTGAAGCTGCCTGTATTCCTCCCCAAACCTCACCTGTCTGCTtgccctcccttccctgactCATTTATTTGGCTGGTGTATTGATGGGACACTTTAAAAAAACTCATTAATAGTTTCTGAAATGTATTAGAAAAatcagatttgtgtgtgtgtgctaattGTTATAAATCACATTATTGCCTATTATTTTTCTTGACTTGAGCTAAGTATGGTTACTAACAGGTTCTCAGCATGGGCCTCCTGCTCACCTTTCCTACAACTCCGAACAAACGCTTAGTGGTAAGATTGTCCTCCGTGCCTGTGTACATTCATGAAATAGCTCCTGGTTATATGATGGATAGAACTGATTAAAAGAGCTGACTGAGTAACATGTGACTTAGTTGTGAATTTCCCTGAGTGAGAAAAAAGGTCAATTTAGGGAACTAGTCCCTGGTGATTTCTGGAAAGCAGTCTATTAATAGTTTCCCCCTTACTGTCATTAGATCATGATTCCCATATGGTTCTTGTTttgacctttttgttttttgtttgagaATGTCTAAGTAATTTACAGATGTGATGAATTTGTTGCGTTTCTTCTGTCAAGTATGTCTTTTTTCCAGCATTTTGCAGGGGGGGGGCtacttttttgtctttaattgaaGTCCCATCAAGCTCTCCTAAGTagtatttttgactttttttttccttttctttgttttaccTGCAGCTCCTGGAATGAGGCCGCCTATGGGAGGCCACATGCCAATGATGCCTGGGCCCCCAATGATGAGACCTCCTGCCCGTCCCATGATGGTGCCCACCCGGCCAGGAATGACTCGACCAGACAGATAAGGAGATTGGGGAGCCTCTTTATATCAGTTTTATATTACTTCACCAGGAGATCATGGTGCTGTGACTCGGGATGTTTTCTAACAGGATGACAAGGAAGACTTGCTCCCCCTTCCTATCAAAGAGAGAGTAGTTTTGGAGGGGAGTGGTGGGACAAAAAAAGCAATTTTCATTTGTATTGTggaatgtgaaaataaaattgtcAATTCTTTTAGTTAAAAATgtgttcccttttttctctcttctgtattctttttgtattttaaaggaGAGTCCAGTTGTGTTTCTCTAGCTCATTCTTTCTTCAGCATGCCCTCTGTATGACTTCTTTTCCCTTAGCTGTAGAGTGGGTCCCTTTGGGCACCTTGTCTTTATTTAGTAAAGTTCTCTTGTGCAAAAACTGGTAAATCCAACACTTGTAGAGCTTTTgttgattaaaataataaacagcaCCTGGTTAACTTTTCACATTAATAATGCTTTGTGTAGCAAGTggaaatttttaattcttttatgctAAAGTAGGGGAAAAGGCTTCACGGTGAGTGCATGTCAGCTAACAGCAGCAAGAATTGCCTTAACCTCCTTTCACTCAGCTCCTCTTTTTCTTGGACTTCAAATAGTCAGAAAATGTTCTATTAGTAATGGAAAAACTATGCAGATTTTCATGGTGCAGAAGGTGTTTACAGAATGTTATTTGTTACTAGGCTATAAAAGGAGGATATTTTCAGGGAGGCATCTAGAAAGTAAGCCATCGCCACTGTTCATATTCAGCTCAGTGTAAAATCTAAATTCCTATTTCATACTACAAGTGGGAGTGAAAGTTGTATAACCTCTGGGGAGGGCAATTTGGCAGTATCGCTCAGAATTACAATACTTGTATCCTTCGACATAGCGTTTCTatgtctaggaatttatcctacagatagACTTGAACATGTATGAAATGACTTGTGTACAAGATTATGCGTTATAGCAAGAGACTGGAAATCACATAGGTGTCCAGTGAAAGGGGACTGATTTATCAAGTATGTTACATCCACAAAGTGGCATGTACCATGCTTGTTGAAACAGAATAAGGAAGTTCTATACTGATGGGGAAAGAACTCCAAGATACACATTGTCCTGCACTTTGGTTTGTTCACATAACAATGTATTGTTTGCTGCTATCCTTTTGTAAAGGATATACCtgtatgtgcctgtgtgtgcttAAAGGATCTCTGGACAGATCAGCAGCTGGTGATATTCGTTGCCCATGAAGAGTAAATGGGTGGCTGGGGGACagggatgaaggagaaaggtttgccacctttttgtatcttttggatTTTGAATcattagctatttaaaaaaaaacaaaagaagccacctttCCCATCTGAGGTTATTGTTATAGTGATGGGCAGAGGGTGCCCTAAACCAACAGTTTACAACCTGGCCTGGTGATCAGAATAATGGAGGACCTTTTCCAAAATAAAGGTGCCAGATTTTGATTCTATATATCTGGTTTAGGGCTTAGGAAGTTTGCGTTTTGGGAAAGCTCCCTAGGAAATTTTGATTATTATTAGTGGGTTTGGCAGACTCTGTCTTAGGATCTATTTTACTCAAGATTGtaactctggggacttccctggtggcgcagtggttaagactccgagctcccaatgcagggggcccgggttccatccctggtcagggaactagatcccacatgcatgctgcaactaagagttcgcatgccacaactaaggagcccacctgctgcaactaagacccggcgcaaccaaataaataaataaatattttaaaaataaaaaaaccaaaaagtataACTCTATGTATGTGTCTATAATTTTGAAAAGATTTGTAGCTAGAAATTGAAATGACGATGGGTAGATTACTTTTTTCCCTAGAAACTCATGAATATTTTGAAGAGAAGCTAATTTAGCCAAATAAATCACCATATCTAGGTAAACAAGAGGTTAGAAATAGATATCCTTACAGTGAGATGATCTTTATGCTCAGCCTCTGTAGGAGCTGAGTCAACTTCCTAGTCTGAGCTTCTGCCAGGACTACTTgttgctttttagttttttattgtcACATCTTTTTAAGGAGGACTTAAGTCTCATAAATTGATAGtttatatgtctgtcttttatagctcagatttgtttttaaaatcttctgcAGACTTAAGGGTTTGTTAGGGGAAACCGTGCCAAGTGAGCTTATGTGTGACTCAGCAAGTTTCTGTTTTGTGTAGCTCTGTGAGGCTCAAGGTAAAGAGCCTGTGGATCCACAGAAAACAACCCAGGTTTTCCTAAAAGGAAGCTTTTTCCACAGTATGTTTTTAAGGTTGAACATCCACCCTAGAAACATTTCTAGTCTTTGAAGAAAGTGTTTTACATAGCTTCAGAAAAACAATATGATGACTTAAAAGTTTAACAAGTTTTAACTACAGTGAACAAAAGTAGGAATAAATAGTTCTAAGGAaggttctttttattttgtttattaactCCTAGGGCAAACTATTATTATAATGAATGATCATAAGACATTTCCTTTGTAAGAGGCTATAAAGAAGATAAACTTGCTGCTATTGATTTATGCCTTTAGACATCTGGTTTAgacatcccactactgggcatatacccagagaaaaccataattcaaaaagacacatgcagcccagtgttcattgcagcactatttacaatagtcaggtcatggaagcaacctaaatgctcatcgacagacaaacggataaagaagatgtggtacatatatacaatggactattactcagccataaaaaggaacgaaattgggtcatttgtagagacgtggatggacctagagactgtcatatggagtgaagtaagtcagaaagagaaaaacaaatatcgtgtattaatgcatgtatgtggaacctagaaaaatggtacagatgaaccggtttgcagggcagaaatagagatagagacacagatatagagaacaaacgtatggacaccaaggggggaaagtggtggtggggggttggtggtgggatgatttgggagattgggattgacatatatacacaaatatgtattaaatggataATAAGAACttgtgtataaaaaaaataaagaagtccaAGCTGTCATGTCTACTGCATGGCTTTAATGGTTTGTCATAATGCCAGGCCTCTTGATTCCAGGCTGCATGAGAAATGGGATCCTTGCATAGAACCACAGGCTAACTTGGTCATCCTGTATGGAAAAAGTCCAGTGGTGATTAAGTGCTTGTCCCAATTACATAGCTTCAGTCAGATGGTATCTGTCACTTGGTGAACAGAAGAAAAAAGCCTGGCCTACCTTAGTAATTTTACTAAGGTGATCTATTAGTAAATTAGTATTAGTAAATTACTATTTACTAATACTACTAAATCACTATTACTCATAGTAATTTATTTAGTAAATTACTATTTGCTCTAGTAATTTTGATCACCTACCAGGTGATTGTCCAAATTCTCCATACTTGTTCCTCTGACAGAAGTGTCC
This window harbors:
- the SNRPC gene encoding U1 small nuclear ribonucleoprotein C; this encodes MPKFYCDYCDTYLTHDSPSVRKTHCSGRKHKENVKDYYQKWMEEQAQSLIDKTTAAFQQGKIPPTPFSAPPPAGAMIPPPPSLPGPPRPGMMPAPHMGGPPMMPMMGPPPPGMMPVGPAPGMRPPMGGHMPMMPGPPMMRPPARPMMVPTRPGMTRPDR